From one Humulus lupulus chromosome 8, drHumLupu1.1, whole genome shotgun sequence genomic stretch:
- the LOC133795890 gene encoding proline-rich receptor-like protein kinase PERK1, with protein MSSLPPAISPPTNTTFPFPPPPPPAPEVTLPTQTPPPPPPSLTPTPETGLFNSSPPPPPSPENGNLSTGTIVGMIVGIGIGGMSMLVAVCVFYILYRRYKRKKRRRHGLESNGGGGAPPHPKNGPPGAPAQQPQQSNAHVNNKLVVFPTPTPPAGVILNYPAASASTNSGSEKPLHALTPGMGLELSQGTFTYEELAKATDGFSPANLLGEGGFGYVHKGVLPSGKVVAIKQLKAGSGQGEREFKAEVEFIGRVHHRHLVSLVGYCSTGIQRMLVYEFVPNSTLEFHLHGNGRPTMNWPTRMKIAIGSARGMAYLHEDCQPKIIHRDIKAANILLDNDFEAKVADFGLAKSSLDTDTHVSTRVMGTFGYLAPEYASSGKLTDKSDVFSFGVVLLELITGHHPIDKFHSFTNDSMVEWARPLLMQALENGNFDGLVDPKLKNDYNPSEMTRMVACASACVRHSARLRPRMSQILQALEGHISLDDLNEGIKPGHSTIYSSYGSQDYMSHQYKEDMEKFKKLALQSQEQGTSEYSLPSTESGLNPSASSTEDQQTTEENQRK; from the exons ATGTCTTCGCTGCCTCCCGCCATTTCTCCGCCCACAAACACCACTTTTCCGTTTCCGCCGCCGCCACCACCAGCACCGGAAGTCACGTTACCCACAcagactcctcctcctcctcctccgtcTTTGACCCCAACTCCGGAAACGGGCTTGTTTAATTCGTCGCCACCGCCTCCACCGTCTCCGGAAAATGGGAACTTGTCGACGGGCACAATAGTAGGGATGATCGTAGGTATTGGGATTGGAGGGATGAGTATGTTGGTTGCCGTGTGCGTTTTCTACATTTTATATCGGAGGTATAaaaggaagaagaggagaaggcACGGGTTGGAGAGTAACGGTGGAGGTGGAGCTCCGCCACACCCCAAGA ATGGACCTCCAGGTGCCCCAGCTCAGCAGCCGCAACAGAGTAATGCACATGTTAACAATAAATTAGTAGTGTTTCCCACGCCTACCCCTCCTGCAGGGGTTATATTAAATTATCCAGCAGCTTCAGCAAGCACCAACTCAGGCTCCGAGAAACCGCTCCATGCACTAACTCCTGGTATGGGCTTGGAACTTTCACAAGGTACATTTACATATGAGGAATTAGCCAAAGCAACAGATGGTTTCTCCCCTGCTAATCTTCTTGGGGAAGGTGGATTCGGTTATGTTCATAAAGGTGTCCTTCCTAGTGGAAAAGTTGTTGCAATTAAGCAGCTAAAAGCTGGGAGTGGGCAGGGGGAGCGTGAATTTAAGGCTGAGGTCGAGTTTATTGGTCGTGTTCATCATAGACACCTTGTTTCATTGGTTGGATACTGTAGCACAGGGATTCAGAGAATGCTTGTCTATGAGTTTGTTCCAAACAGCACATTGGAATTTCATTTGCATG GAAATGGGAGACCAACAATGAATTGGCCAACTAGAATGAAAATAGCTATAGGCTCTGCAAGAGGGATGGCATATCTGCACGAGGACT GTCAGCCTAAAATAATTCACAGGGACATCAAAGCAGCTAATATCCTTCTTGATAATGACTTTGAGGCGAAG GTTGCAGACTTTGGTCTAGCTAAGTCTTCTCTAGATACTGATACTCACGTCTCTACCAGGGTCATGGGAACTTTTGG GTACTTAGCTCCAGAATATGCATCTAGTGGAAAACTTACAGATAAGTCGGATGTCTTCTCCTTTGGGGTTGTGCTTTTGGAGTTGATTACTGGACACCATCCTATCGATAAATTTCATTCTTTTACAAATGATAGCATGGTTGAATGG GCAAGGCCTTTGCTAATGCAAGCACTAGAAAATGGCAACTTTGATGGTCTTGTTGACCCTAAGTTGAAGAATGATTACAACCCCAGTGAAATGACTCGAATGGTTGCTTGTGCTTCTGCTTGTGTTCGTCATTCTGCCCGACTTCGGCCACGAATGAGTcag ATACTTCAAGCTCTGGAAGGACATATATCTTTAGATGATTTGAATGAGGGAATTAAGCCTGGTCATAGCACCATATATAGTTCCTATGGAAGTCAAGATTATATGTCTCACCAATACAAGGAAGACATGGAAAAATTCAAAAAACTGGCACTACAGAGCCAAGAGCAAGGCACTAGTGAGTACAGTTTGCCTAGCACGGAGTCTGGTTTGAACCCATCAGCCTCGAGTACAGAAGACCAACAAACAACCGAAGAAAACCAAAGAAAGTGA